Proteins co-encoded in one Fibrobacter sp. UWT2 genomic window:
- a CDS encoding FecR domain-containing protein — MVRISVSRKTFLRSLFILAVVPAMAFSGPSVGTASMPVNEVDRWKAKQSQWKPLGNGAKIYQSDKVRTGAESEVVIRLPDGSSIKIGEKTIVEMESLFEPNDEGGFETMIDVEKGFLNFAVHKLKNKKSKFIFKTGTATASIRGTEGYIGGEGVFFAGLKTGKLEIKPNGSDQLVSIVAGETTFGTDSLVVVKLASSGEARFAKRLSKILSDKSKSTKALKAELEKADTEFQAQLKEEAKQAAATVPENGFIVSTVSPVEICEDGLVVDGSYRTSDESATLVLKVGNSYTSSNLIRAADGQAHSFSEKVVVNDDNGLWKAEKATLEFKGAGVTSSKSIDLMVNKACVDVNTKAPTASIISYDSLRCIANVMVGEIQNDAGILVMEADGSKLSEETVTKNSQKRLKLQKGRHEYVVRVEDLASNKAEVTKKMGCYPNKRFPVEVLGPAKEVLKVPPPPQDIPDRITQTLQFRIRIPENDPDYLYKVTVRQNGKVILQESLSQIHNLDYQIPVSLTRGARNHFDIEVVHKSGYISKAKKDYEVH; from the coding sequence ATGGTCAGAATTTCCGTTTCACGCAAAACGTTTTTACGCTCGTTGTTTATTCTTGCCGTAGTGCCTGCGATGGCATTTTCGGGTCCTTCTGTCGGTACCGCAAGCATGCCTGTGAACGAAGTCGATCGCTGGAAGGCCAAGCAGAGTCAGTGGAAACCTCTCGGTAACGGTGCCAAGATTTATCAGTCCGATAAAGTGCGTACGGGCGCAGAATCCGAAGTGGTGATTCGACTCCCTGACGGAAGCTCCATCAAGATTGGCGAAAAGACGATTGTCGAAATGGAAAGTCTTTTTGAACCCAACGACGAAGGCGGTTTCGAAACCATGATCGACGTGGAAAAGGGTTTCTTGAATTTCGCCGTACATAAACTCAAAAACAAGAAGTCTAAGTTCATCTTCAAGACGGGAACCGCAACTGCATCGATTCGCGGTACCGAAGGCTATATTGGCGGCGAAGGTGTTTTCTTCGCGGGCCTGAAAACGGGTAAGCTGGAAATCAAGCCCAACGGTTCTGACCAGTTGGTGTCCATTGTCGCTGGCGAAACCACTTTCGGAACGGATTCCCTGGTGGTGGTGAAGTTGGCCTCTTCTGGTGAAGCCCGCTTCGCGAAGCGTCTTTCGAAGATTCTTTCGGACAAGTCCAAGTCGACGAAGGCTTTGAAGGCTGAACTTGAAAAAGCCGATACTGAATTCCAGGCTCAGCTGAAAGAAGAAGCCAAGCAGGCTGCCGCAACGGTTCCCGAGAACGGCTTTATCGTAAGCACTGTTTCGCCGGTGGAAATTTGCGAAGACGGTCTTGTGGTTGACGGCTCTTACCGAACCTCTGATGAATCTGCCACGCTGGTCTTGAAGGTGGGCAATTCCTATACCTCTAGCAACTTGATCCGCGCTGCCGATGGCCAGGCTCATTCCTTCTCTGAAAAGGTCGTGGTCAACGACGATAACGGTCTCTGGAAAGCTGAAAAGGCAACTCTTGAATTCAAGGGCGCCGGTGTGACCAGTTCCAAGTCCATTGACTTGATGGTGAACAAGGCTTGCGTCGACGTGAATACGAAGGCTCCTACGGCATCGATTATTTCTTATGACTCTTTGCGCTGTATTGCCAACGTGATGGTCGGTGAAATTCAGAATGATGCCGGTATCCTGGTCATGGAAGCGGATGGAAGCAAGTTGAGCGAAGAAACGGTGACCAAGAATTCCCAGAAGAGACTGAAACTGCAGAAGGGCCGCCATGAATATGTGGTCCGCGTTGAAGACTTGGCGTCGAACAAGGCTGAAGTCACCAAGAAGATGGGTTGCTACCCGAACAAGAGATTCCCGGTAGAAGTCCTGGGTCCCGCAAAGGAAGTGTTGAAGGTCCCGCCTCCGCCGCAGGATATTCCGGATCGCATTACGCAGACGCTCCAGTTTAGAATTCGAATTCCTGAAAATGATCCTGATTACTTGTACAAGGTAACTGTTAGACAAAACGGCAAGGTCATTTTGCAAGAATCGCTATCGCAGATTCACAACCTGGATTACCAGATTCCAGTGTCGCTAACGCGAGGGGCGAGAAACCATTTCGATATCGAAGTCGTTCACAAGAGCGGATATATATCGAAGGCTAAGA